Proteins from a single region of Aureibacter tunicatorum:
- a CDS encoding dipeptidyl-peptidase 3 family protein — translation MNNFSKWMISASMAFVVLQGCQTTENKKDNNMESPQPFEVKADRFADIQVLRYQVPGFEELSLNEKKVLYYLSQAALSGRDIIWDQNFKYNLTIRRLLESIVTTYQGDKSSEEFKNFMTYAKRVWFSNGIHHHYSTNKIQPEFSYEFFLNDLVKNSNQEKFPLEEGQTVESLVDEISPYIFDKSLSAKRVNLDPNKDLVLGSANNYYEEVNAEEAETFYAELKSKASNSDKPVMYGLNSKLIKDNDGQVKEKVYKIDGMYSEAISQIVYWLEKAKETTLDSAQKKSLGLLIDYYRTGDLKTFDEYCIAWVADTVSNIDVVNGFIEVYGDAKGYKAAYESVVSFKDPEASKRMEALAKNAQWFEDQSPILSEHKKKKVKGVSYKVINVVMESGDASPATPIGINLPNSNWIRSEHGSKSVSLGNIKDAYNASSGTGTLEEFCYDDEEISRAQKHSVLAGKLHTALHEVIGHASGQLNPGIGTPKETLKSYASALEEGRADLVGLYFIMDQKLIDIGVMQSMETAKAQYDGYIRNGLMLQLNRLEPGEVIEESHMRNRQLVAKWAYEKGLEDNVIEKKSKNGKTYFVINDYEKLRGLFGQLLTELQRIKSEGDYEAGKNLIETYGVQVDENIYNEVKQRYASLDNAPYSGFIQPRLVPTMEDGEITDVTIEYPKSFVDQMLEYGEKYSFLPNKN, via the coding sequence ATGAATAACTTTTCCAAATGGATGATCAGTGCAAGCATGGCATTTGTTGTTTTACAAGGATGTCAAACCACTGAAAACAAGAAGGATAACAATATGGAGAGCCCTCAACCTTTCGAAGTGAAAGCCGACCGTTTCGCGGACATACAAGTGCTGAGATATCAAGTCCCTGGGTTTGAAGAATTGTCTCTCAACGAAAAAAAAGTGCTTTATTATTTGTCTCAAGCGGCATTGAGCGGACGCGATATCATTTGGGATCAAAATTTCAAATACAACTTAACCATTCGACGTCTTTTAGAAAGCATCGTTACGACTTATCAAGGCGACAAATCATCTGAAGAATTCAAAAACTTCATGACATATGCAAAAAGAGTCTGGTTTTCGAATGGCATTCACCATCATTATTCAACCAATAAAATTCAACCTGAATTCTCTTATGAATTTTTTCTGAATGATCTTGTGAAAAACTCAAATCAAGAAAAATTCCCACTTGAAGAAGGACAAACCGTTGAGAGCTTAGTTGACGAAATCTCTCCTTATATTTTTGACAAAAGCCTTTCAGCTAAGAGAGTTAATCTTGATCCCAACAAAGATTTAGTGCTAGGCTCAGCAAACAATTATTACGAAGAAGTCAATGCTGAAGAAGCTGAAACATTTTACGCTGAATTGAAATCCAAAGCCAGCAATTCTGATAAACCTGTCATGTACGGGCTTAACTCAAAGCTGATCAAAGACAATGACGGTCAGGTAAAAGAGAAAGTTTACAAAATCGATGGGATGTATTCCGAGGCTATCAGCCAAATAGTATATTGGCTGGAAAAAGCTAAAGAAACAACCCTTGATTCCGCTCAAAAAAAATCTCTTGGGCTATTGATCGATTATTACAGAACCGGAGATTTGAAAACATTTGATGAATATTGCATTGCTTGGGTAGCCGATACAGTTAGCAATATTGATGTGGTGAATGGATTCATCGAAGTCTACGGAGATGCCAAAGGATATAAAGCCGCTTATGAATCGGTAGTCTCATTCAAAGACCCTGAAGCCAGTAAACGAATGGAAGCGCTAGCTAAAAACGCTCAATGGTTTGAAGATCAATCGCCAATCTTGAGTGAGCATAAAAAGAAAAAAGTAAAAGGTGTTTCTTACAAAGTCATCAATGTAGTGATGGAAAGCGGAGACGCTTCCCCTGCGACGCCAATAGGTATTAATTTGCCAAATTCCAATTGGATCAGGTCGGAACATGGATCAAAATCCGTTAGCCTTGGAAATATCAAAGACGCTTACAACGCTTCAAGCGGAACAGGGACTCTTGAAGAATTTTGCTATGATGATGAAGAAATCTCAAGAGCTCAAAAACATAGCGTGCTTGCAGGAAAACTCCATACAGCTCTTCACGAAGTAATCGGCCATGCCTCTGGCCAGCTTAATCCGGGCATAGGCACACCAAAGGAAACATTGAAAAGCTATGCCTCTGCTCTGGAAGAAGGAAGAGCAGATTTGGTTGGATTATACTTTATCATGGACCAAAAGCTTATTGATATTGGTGTCATGCAAAGCATGGAAACTGCAAAAGCTCAATATGACGGCTATATCAGAAACGGGCTAATGCTGCAACTTAACAGACTAGAGCCAGGCGAAGTCATTGAAGAATCTCACATGAGAAATCGTCAACTTGTCGCTAAATGGGCTTATGAAAAAGGGCTTGAAGATAATGTCATTGAGAAAAAAAGTAAAAACGGGAAAACTTATTTCGTTATCAACGACTACGAAAAGCTAAGAGGCTTATTCGGTCAATTGTTAACAGAATTGCAACGCATCAAATCTGAAGGAGATTACGAAGCTGGCAAAAACCTGATCGAAACATATGGAGTACAGGTTGATGAAAACATCTACAATGAGGTAAAGCAAAGATACGCTAGCTTGGACAATGCTCCTTACTCTGGATTCATCCAGCCAAGACTTGTGCCAACGATGGAGGATGGAGAAATAACAGACGTGACTATTGAATACCCAAAAAGCTTTGTCGACCAAATGCTTGAGTACGGTGAGAAATATTCTTTCTTGCCGAATAAAAATTAA
- the hisIE gene encoding bifunctional phosphoribosyl-AMP cyclohydrolase/phosphoribosyl-ATP diphosphatase HisIE: MDLDFEKGQGLLPVIVQDNITQKVLMLGYMDEEALEKTKETGKITFFSRSKNRLWTKGETSGNFLMLKDLLIDCDNDAILVKAEPIGPTCHTGADTCFKETNELSTTDFIDHLRSVIKDRHENPSDESYTAKLFAKGINKVAQKVGEEAVELVIEAKDDDEHLFREEAADLLYHYLVLLEAKGISLDKVVDNLKARHK; the protein is encoded by the coding sequence ATGGATTTAGATTTTGAAAAAGGGCAAGGTCTTTTGCCGGTAATCGTTCAGGACAATATCACTCAAAAAGTTTTGATGTTGGGTTACATGGATGAAGAAGCTTTGGAGAAAACCAAAGAGACAGGCAAGATTACTTTCTTCAGCAGAAGCAAGAATAGACTCTGGACCAAAGGAGAGACTTCAGGCAACTTTTTGATGTTGAAGGATTTATTGATTGATTGCGATAATGATGCGATCTTGGTAAAAGCAGAACCTATTGGACCAACATGCCATACTGGTGCGGATACTTGTTTTAAAGAGACTAATGAGTTGTCAACAACTGATTTTATCGATCATTTGAGATCTGTTATCAAAGATAGGCATGAAAACCCTTCTGATGAATCTTATACAGCTAAGTTATTTGCCAAAGGGATTAACAAAGTAGCCCAAAAAGTTGGAGAAGAAGCTGTGGAATTAGTAATTGAAGCTAAGGATGATGATGAACATTTGTTCAGAGAGGAAGCTGCTGACTTGTTGTATCACTATTTGGTATTGTTGGAAGCTAAAGGAATTTCTCTTGACAAGGTAGTTGACAATCTCAAGGCGAGACATAAATAA
- the hisF gene encoding imidazole glycerol phosphate synthase subunit HisF: protein MLTKRIIPCLDIKDGRTVKGVNFVELRDAGDPVELAKAYAEQGADELVFLDITATVENRKTLVDLVRKIAKEINIPFTVGGGISSVEDVSAMLNAGADKIAINSAAVKNPYLINELASQFGSQCVVVAVDTKFVHGLHTVHVHGGRTSAEIDTIGWCIECQNRGAGEILLTSMDHDGTKNGFASELTSEISTQLSIPVIASGGAGSMDHFADVFTKGKADAGLAASIFHFNEIGIPELKDYLRDKQIEVRI from the coding sequence ATGCTTACGAAAAGAATCATACCTTGCCTAGATATTAAAGATGGTCGTACTGTAAAGGGAGTCAACTTTGTGGAGTTGAGAGATGCAGGAGACCCTGTGGAATTGGCTAAGGCTTATGCGGAGCAAGGAGCAGATGAACTAGTTTTTTTAGATATCACAGCTACTGTTGAGAATAGGAAGACATTGGTTGACTTGGTAAGAAAAATAGCCAAGGAGATAAATATACCTTTCACAGTTGGAGGAGGTATTTCCTCTGTTGAGGACGTTTCTGCTATGTTGAATGCGGGAGCAGATAAAATAGCGATAAATTCGGCCGCTGTGAAAAACCCATATTTGATTAATGAATTGGCTTCGCAGTTTGGCAGTCAATGCGTGGTGGTCGCTGTGGATACTAAGTTTGTGCATGGATTGCATACAGTGCATGTGCATGGTGGTCGAACATCGGCGGAAATCGATACTATAGGATGGTGTATCGAATGTCAGAATAGAGGAGCCGGAGAGATTTTGTTGACGTCAATGGATCATGACGGAACTAAAAATGGATTTGCCAGTGAATTGACTTCGGAGATTTCGACTCAGTTGTCGATTCCAGTGATTGCTTCAGGCGGAGCGGGATCCATGGATCATTTTGCTGATGTATTTACTAAAGGCAAGGCGGATGCTGGCTTGGCCGCAAGTATTTTTCACTTTAATGAGATAGGAATACCAGAGTTAAAAGACTATCTTCGAGACAAACAAATAGAAGTAAGAATTTAA
- the hisA gene encoding 1-(5-phosphoribosyl)-5-[(5-phosphoribosylamino)methylideneamino]imidazole-4-carboxamide isomerase has protein sequence MYIIPAIDLIDGKCVRLTQGDYNQKKEYNSDPLEVAKGYEDAGIEKLHLVDLDGAKAKKVINYKVLELIASKTNLKIDFGGGVQSDEDIKVVFESGAEQVTGGSIAVKNEELFTRWIEKYGAEKIILGADVREEYIAISGWQEKTEVHLFDFLQKYIDKGLRDVICTDVSKDGLLMGPSFDLYAKLMAKFPEINLIASGGVSSMQDLDKLAEMDIYGAIVGKAIYEKKITLNEIYCFNK, from the coding sequence ATGTATATTATACCAGCAATAGACCTTATAGATGGGAAATGCGTTAGATTGACGCAGGGAGATTATAATCAGAAGAAGGAGTATAACAGCGATCCTCTTGAAGTTGCGAAGGGTTATGAAGACGCGGGAATAGAAAAACTTCATTTGGTGGATCTGGATGGTGCTAAAGCCAAGAAAGTCATTAATTACAAAGTATTGGAGCTAATCGCTTCCAAAACTAATTTGAAAATCGATTTTGGCGGAGGCGTTCAGTCTGATGAAGATATCAAAGTTGTATTTGAAAGCGGCGCTGAGCAAGTAACCGGAGGTAGTATCGCAGTCAAAAATGAAGAGCTCTTTACACGTTGGATTGAAAAATATGGAGCGGAGAAGATTATTCTGGGAGCTGACGTGCGAGAGGAGTATATCGCTATTAGCGGATGGCAAGAAAAAACGGAAGTGCATTTATTCGACTTCTTGCAGAAGTATATTGACAAAGGTCTGAGAGATGTTATTTGCACTGATGTTAGCAAAGATGGATTATTGATGGGGCCTTCATTTGATTTGTATGCGAAATTGATGGCGAAATTTCCGGAAATTAATCTAATAGCCAGCGGTGGTGTTTCATCGATGCAGGATTTGGATAAGCTTGCTGAAATGGATATCTATGGAGCCATTGTAGGTAAGGCTATATATGAGAAAAAAATAACATTAAATGAGATTTATTGTTTTAATAAATAA
- the hisH gene encoding imidazole glycerol phosphate synthase subunit HisH — MKLAIIKYNAGNVTSVVNALERLGVNPEITDDPEKIKSADKVIFPGVGEASSAMKYIRERNIDELILSLKQPFLGVCVGLQLMCKHSEEGDVDCLGIFDVNVRKFESDLAKVPHVGWNKIADMQGDLFKGIVDMPYLYYVHSYYAEVKEGQTIATTDYIHPFSAALHKDNYYAIQGHAEKSGDTGSKILENFLSL; from the coding sequence ATGAAATTAGCTATAATCAAGTACAATGCGGGAAATGTGACTTCTGTGGTGAATGCTCTTGAGAGATTGGGAGTGAACCCAGAGATTACGGATGATCCTGAGAAAATAAAAAGCGCTGACAAGGTGATCTTCCCTGGTGTCGGGGAAGCATCATCAGCGATGAAATACATAAGGGAAAGAAATATTGACGAGTTGATTCTTTCATTGAAGCAGCCGTTTCTTGGTGTTTGCGTTGGACTTCAGCTGATGTGCAAGCATTCGGAAGAAGGAGATGTTGATTGCCTTGGAATCTTTGATGTGAATGTTCGTAAGTTTGAAAGCGATTTGGCGAAAGTACCACATGTAGGGTGGAACAAAATAGCCGATATGCAAGGAGACTTGTTCAAAGGAATAGTAGATATGCCGTATCTGTATTATGTGCATAGTTATTATGCTGAAGTGAAAGAAGGGCAGACGATCGCCACGACGGATTATATTCACCCATTCAGCGCTGCTTTGCATAAAGACAATTATTATGCGATTCAGGGGCATGCGGAGAAAAGCGGAGACACAGGTTCCAAGATACTTGAAAATTTCCTTTCACTTTAA
- the aroF gene encoding 3-deoxy-7-phosphoheptulonate synthase produces MIVQLVENISASQKQSVLNKIESVGYKTTEVKTQKGDYLVCIGKSDFDIREIGNMDGIQDVHVVSDSYQLVSKKWKAERTSIDCGDGVFIKEGDFAIMAGPCSIEGEDNIKRTIDFLVKQGVKFMRGGVYKPRSSPYSFRGMGMDGLKLWYKLAREAGLKIVTEVMQVSQVEPMYDYVDIYQVGARNSQNFNLLDELGKVDKAVMIKRGISGTIEELLFSAEYVFAGGNENLILCERGIRTFENASRNTLDLNAIPILKDKTHLPVVADPSHGIGIRKHVEAMSLASVMAGADGVIFEMHEQPEKAFSDGQQTLNEAEAASLIDKMRKTVALRESF; encoded by the coding sequence ATGATCGTACAACTTGTAGAAAACATCAGCGCGAGCCAAAAGCAAAGCGTTTTAAATAAAATAGAGTCGGTAGGCTATAAAACTACTGAAGTTAAAACCCAAAAAGGAGATTATTTGGTTTGCATAGGCAAGTCGGATTTTGACATTCGCGAGATTGGCAATATGGATGGCATCCAAGATGTTCATGTTGTTTCTGACAGTTATCAATTAGTGTCCAAGAAGTGGAAGGCTGAAAGAACAAGCATTGATTGTGGTGATGGAGTGTTTATTAAAGAGGGGGACTTCGCGATAATGGCTGGGCCTTGTTCTATCGAAGGTGAGGATAATATCAAAAGAACAATTGATTTCTTGGTAAAACAAGGAGTTAAATTCATGAGAGGCGGGGTGTATAAGCCAAGAAGTTCTCCATATAGCTTTAGAGGCATGGGAATGGATGGCTTGAAGCTATGGTATAAGCTAGCCAGAGAAGCTGGATTGAAAATCGTTACTGAGGTAATGCAGGTTTCTCAAGTGGAACCGATGTATGACTATGTCGATATCTACCAAGTTGGAGCGAGAAATTCTCAAAATTTCAATCTTTTGGACGAGTTGGGCAAGGTGGATAAAGCTGTAATGATCAAGAGAGGAATCTCGGGGACGATTGAGGAGCTGCTTTTTTCAGCGGAATATGTGTTCGCAGGAGGAAATGAAAACTTGATTCTTTGCGAGAGAGGAATAAGAACCTTTGAGAATGCTTCCAGAAATACCTTGGACTTGAATGCTATTCCTATTTTGAAAGATAAAACGCATTTGCCGGTAGTGGCTGATCCTTCACATGGTATTGGTATAAGAAAGCATGTGGAAGCGATGTCTTTGGCAAGTGTTATGGCAGGTGCCGATGGCGTGATTTTCGAAATGCATGAGCAGCCTGAAAAAGCGTTTTCTGATGGACAACAAACATTGAATGAAGCGGAAGCGGCTTCATTGATTGATAAAATGAGAAAGACAGTGGCTTTGAGAGAGTCGTTTTAA
- the trpA gene encoding tryptophan synthase subunit alpha, with protein sequence MENRINELFKNKKEGILSVYFSAGYPSLNDTEGILEAIQKSGADFVEVGMPFSDPVADGPTIQHSSEVALENGMSTALLFNQLKDIRQKVDMPLLLMGYINPVIKYGIEEFCKKCQEVGIDGLILPDMPMQVYLEDYKEIFEKYGLLNIFLITPQTSDERIKYIDEHSEGFIYMVSSASVTGAKSNVSDQQLAYFERVNDLGLKNPRIIGFGISNKETFDKACSHASGAIIGSAFVNVLRENPSRLEEAIIDFVGSVKGTKN encoded by the coding sequence ATGGAAAATAGAATAAACGAATTATTTAAAAATAAAAAAGAAGGGATTTTGTCGGTTTATTTTTCGGCAGGTTATCCTTCGTTAAATGATACTGAAGGTATTCTTGAGGCGATTCAAAAATCAGGAGCTGATTTTGTGGAAGTAGGGATGCCATTTTCAGATCCAGTAGCCGATGGTCCAACAATTCAGCATAGCAGTGAAGTGGCCTTGGAAAATGGGATGTCTACAGCGTTGCTGTTTAATCAACTTAAAGATATTCGCCAAAAGGTGGATATGCCGCTTTTATTGATGGGGTATATCAATCCTGTGATAAAGTATGGAATAGAAGAGTTTTGCAAAAAGTGCCAAGAAGTTGGAATTGATGGTTTGATATTGCCCGATATGCCTATGCAGGTTTATCTGGAAGATTACAAAGAGATATTCGAAAAATATGGATTGTTGAATATTTTCCTTATAACACCACAGACTTCTGATGAGAGAATAAAGTATATAGATGAGCATAGCGAAGGCTTTATTTATATGGTGTCATCTGCAAGTGTGACAGGAGCCAAGTCGAATGTTTCGGACCAACAGTTGGCTTATTTTGAAAGAGTGAATGATTTGGGATTGAAGAATCCTAGAATTATAGGTTTTGGTATTTCAAATAAAGAAACTTTTGATAAGGCATGCAGTCATGCTTCAGGAGCAATAATTGGAAGCGCCTTTGTTAATGTATTAAGGGAAAACCCTTCAAGACTGGAAGAGGCAATTATTGATTTCGTAGGCTCTGTAAAGGGAACCAAAAATTAA
- the trpB gene encoding tryptophan synthase subunit beta, whose product MSKKFDVNDKGYYGKFGGAYIPEMLYPNVEELRKRYLEIIEEPEFQKEFRDLLRDYVGRPTPLYFAKRLSEEYNTKIYLKREDLNHTGAHKVNNTIGQILVAKRLGKSKIIAETGAGQHGVATATVCALMGMECIVYMGEIDMKRQKPNVERMKILGAKVVPATCGSKTLKDATNEAMRHWINNPTDTHYIIGSVVGPHPYPDMVARFQSVISEEIRKQLKEKEGKETPDHVIACVGGGSNAAGAFYHFLEDKNVNLIAAEAAGKGVETGESAATTALGHEGVLHGSKTILMQSNDGQITEPYSISAGLDYPGIGPMHAHLFDSGRGEFISVTDDEAMSAGVKLAKLEGIIPAVESSHALAVFDKRKFKEDEIVVLNLSGRGDKDLETYIRWGGY is encoded by the coding sequence ATGTCTAAGAAATTTGATGTAAATGATAAAGGATATTATGGCAAGTTCGGTGGGGCATATATTCCCGAAATGCTGTATCCCAATGTCGAGGAATTGCGAAAGCGTTACCTTGAGATTATTGAAGAGCCTGAATTTCAAAAAGAATTCAGAGATTTGTTAAGAGATTATGTTGGAAGGCCAACGCCATTGTATTTCGCTAAAAGATTGTCAGAGGAATACAATACTAAAATATATTTGAAAAGAGAAGACCTTAATCATACTGGAGCTCACAAGGTAAACAATACTATTGGACAAATCTTGGTGGCTAAAAGATTGGGGAAAAGCAAAATTATCGCTGAAACGGGTGCCGGACAGCATGGTGTTGCAACTGCTACCGTTTGCGCTTTGATGGGTATGGAGTGCATTGTTTACATGGGTGAAATTGACATGAAGCGTCAGAAGCCTAATGTAGAGCGAATGAAAATTCTTGGGGCTAAGGTAGTGCCTGCGACATGCGGTAGCAAGACGTTGAAAGACGCTACAAATGAGGCGATGAGACATTGGATCAACAATCCGACAGACACTCATTATATTATTGGTTCTGTGGTTGGGCCTCATCCTTATCCTGATATGGTGGCGAGATTTCAATCAGTGATATCTGAGGAAATTCGCAAGCAATTGAAGGAAAAAGAAGGCAAAGAGACACCGGATCATGTGATTGCATGTGTAGGTGGAGGAAGCAATGCCGCGGGGGCTTTTTATCATTTTCTTGAAGATAAAAATGTAAACTTGATTGCCGCCGAAGCTGCAGGGAAAGGTGTTGAAACAGGAGAGTCAGCGGCGACAACCGCATTAGGACATGAAGGAGTGTTGCATGGTAGCAAGACGATACTTATGCAGTCTAATGATGGACAAATTACAGAGCCATATTCAATTTCAGCTGGTTTGGACTACCCTGGAATTGGCCCTATGCATGCTCACTTGTTTGATTCAGGAAGAGGCGAGTTCATAAGCGTTACGGATGATGAAGCGATGAGCGCTGGCGTCAAATTAGCTAAGTTGGAAGGTATTATACCTGCGGTTGAGTCATCTCATGCATTGGCGGTGTTTGACAAGCGCAAATTCAAAGAAGATGAGATAGTTGTGTTGAACCTATCAGGAAGAGGTGACAAGGATTTGGAAACTTATATTAGATGGGGTGGCTATTAA
- a CDS encoding phosphoribosylanthranilate isomerase: MKSLKLKVCGMREEGNILDVVEIVQPDYLGFIFYPKSPRFVGLEFNRESIRNLPANISKVGVFVNATAPEIIDFSNIYGMNVVQLHGDESPEVCLEIKNAGFKVIKAFGVGDEFDFEGLSNYTDCVDYFLFDTKGKSRGGNGILFNWQLLKNYPYETPFFLSGGVDVDSLDNLEVLEDLPLVALDVNSKFEIEPALKDVGRLENLALKLKEINNK; encoded by the coding sequence ATGAAAAGCTTGAAGTTGAAGGTGTGCGGAATGCGCGAAGAGGGGAATATATTGGATGTAGTGGAGATAGTGCAACCGGATTATTTAGGTTTCATATTTTATCCTAAATCGCCAAGATTTGTTGGGCTTGAATTTAACCGAGAAAGCATCAGGAATTTGCCTGCCAATATTTCCAAAGTAGGCGTGTTTGTTAATGCTACCGCTCCCGAAATTATTGATTTTTCAAATATTTACGGCATGAATGTCGTGCAGCTGCATGGTGATGAGTCGCCTGAGGTTTGTCTTGAGATTAAGAATGCGGGCTTTAAAGTGATTAAAGCGTTTGGAGTTGGGGATGAATTCGATTTTGAGGGTTTGTCAAATTATACAGATTGTGTTGATTATTTCTTGTTTGATACCAAAGGGAAAAGTCGAGGAGGAAATGGCATATTATTCAACTGGCAATTATTGAAAAACTACCCTTATGAAACTCCTTTTTTCCTAAGTGGAGGAGTGGATGTTGACTCTTTGGATAATTTGGAGGTTTTGGAAGACCTGCCTTTGGTAGCTTTGGATGTTAACAGCAAGTTTGAAATCGAGCCAGCATTGAAGGATGTAGGTCGTTTGGAGAATTTAGCATTAAAATTAAAAGAAATTAATAATAAATAA
- the trpC gene encoding indole-3-glycerol phosphate synthase TrpC produces MNILEKIIARKREEVEEAKVLVPVKKLEQSVYFPTETISMKKYIQRDDKSGIIAEVKRKSPSKGIINAFSSVEEVSIGYMQAGASALSVLTDVDFFGGKNENLTIARKFNFCPILRKDFIIDEYQIIEAKSIGADAILLIAACLEPNRLTELAKFAHSLGLEVLMEVHNKEELDRSLSEHLDLVGVNNRDLTTFTTSLDVSKKLAEFIPDQFVKVSESGLNDPAAVVDLKKYGYEGFLIGEYFMKHANPGKACAEFVEQIQRLEK; encoded by the coding sequence ATGAATATTTTAGAAAAAATTATTGCTCGTAAGCGAGAGGAAGTGGAAGAGGCTAAGGTGTTGGTGCCAGTGAAAAAGCTTGAGCAAAGCGTATACTTTCCCACAGAGACGATTTCTATGAAAAAGTATATTCAAAGAGATGATAAGTCCGGGATTATCGCTGAAGTGAAAAGAAAGTCACCTTCGAAGGGAATCATCAATGCTTTTTCATCCGTGGAAGAAGTATCCATCGGATATATGCAAGCTGGCGCGTCTGCATTGTCAGTGTTGACGGATGTGGATTTTTTTGGCGGCAAGAATGAGAATCTTACAATAGCGCGAAAGTTTAATTTTTGTCCTATTCTTAGAAAGGATTTTATCATAGATGAGTATCAAATCATTGAAGCCAAGTCTATTGGAGCGGATGCTATTTTGTTAATTGCGGCATGTTTGGAGCCAAACAGATTGACTGAATTAGCCAAATTTGCTCATTCTCTTGGACTAGAAGTGTTAATGGAAGTTCATAATAAAGAGGAACTTGACAGAAGCTTGTCTGAGCACTTGGATTTGGTAGGTGTGAATAATAGAGATCTGACTACATTTACCACATCATTGGATGTGTCCAAAAAGCTGGCAGAGTTCATTCCTGATCAATTTGTGAAAGTTTCAGAAAGTGGATTGAATGACCCTGCGGCAGTAGTGGATTTGAAAAAATACGGATACGAAGGATTTTTGATAGGTGAGTATTTTATGAAGCATGCAAATCCAGGAAAAGCATGCGCTGAATTTGTTGAACAAATACAAAGACTAGAAAAATAA
- the trpD gene encoding anthranilate phosphoribosyltransferase, with product MKKVLNELFEYKSLSRERAREILTKLAQGEYNNSQIAAFLTVYLMRSITVDELAGFRDAMLDLCLPVDIAEYDAIDLCGTGGDGKDTFNISTLASFIVAGAGENVAKHGNNSVSSVCGSSNVLAYFGYEFTNDINKIKRSLDEAGICFLHAPMFHPAMKNVAPIRKELGVKTFFNMLGPMVNPSFPKKQIVGVFNPEIARLYGYLYQKSDKDFVILHSLDGYDEISLTSEFKMITKNEDRILKPQDLGFNKYRQEQLTGGDSVEEAAGTFIGILEGNGTDAQKDVVIANAAMALYCYHPNKGMEAAVARAKESLESGSALKSFKKLIELSSQPA from the coding sequence ATGAAAAAGGTATTAAATGAGCTTTTTGAATATAAATCTTTGTCCAGAGAAAGGGCAAGGGAAATTCTCACAAAATTGGCTCAAGGTGAATACAATAATAGCCAAATAGCGGCATTTTTAACCGTTTACTTGATGAGAAGCATTACCGTTGATGAGTTGGCTGGCTTTAGGGATGCAATGTTGGATTTATGTTTGCCTGTGGATATCGCGGAGTATGATGCGATTGATTTATGCGGGACAGGAGGAGATGGCAAAGACACGTTTAATATCTCTACTTTAGCTTCTTTCATAGTGGCTGGCGCTGGAGAAAATGTGGCTAAGCATGGAAATAATAGCGTATCATCAGTTTGCGGTTCGTCCAATGTATTGGCGTATTTTGGCTATGAGTTTACGAATGATATTAATAAAATAAAAAGATCTTTGGATGAAGCCGGGATTTGCTTTTTGCATGCTCCGATGTTTCATCCCGCTATGAAAAATGTAGCGCCGATAAGAAAAGAGTTGGGCGTGAAGACGTTTTTCAACATGTTGGGGCCGATGGTAAACCCATCGTTTCCAAAAAAGCAAATAGTAGGGGTCTTCAATCCTGAAATTGCTAGATTGTACGGTTATTTATACCAAAAAAGCGACAAAGACTTTGTGATATTACATTCACTGGATGGATATGATGAAATTTCATTGACTTCCGAGTTTAAAATGATCACAAAAAATGAAGATAGAATCTTGAAACCGCAGGATCTAGGCTTTAATAAGTATCGTCAAGAACAATTAACTGGAGGCGATTCAGTAGAGGAAGCCGCTGGCACGTTCATAGGAATTTTGGAAGGAAACGGGACAGATGCGCAAAAAGATGTCGTAATCGCCAATGCGGCAATGGCCTTGTATTGTTATCATCCAAATAAAGGAATGGAAGCTGCCGTAGCAAGAGCTAAAGAATCTCTTGAGTCCGGCAGTGCATTGAAGAGTTTTAAGAAATTGATAGAATTATCAAGCCAACCGGCTTAG